In Brachypodium distachyon strain Bd21 chromosome 5, Brachypodium_distachyon_v3.0, whole genome shotgun sequence, the genomic window GTTTGTACTTCATTTCCATTATGTACGACCAATATGGGTACTTCTTTGCCATACTTCCTATCTTGAAAATACGACATCGTACTTTCGAGTACGCCCCAGAATAAGCTACGACACGTATTGCAAGTATTGAAAAATAAACTTCCGTACAACGACAACCAAAGACCAGCAGTACAAGTGGTACAACAGACAGTACATAAATGTATGTATGCAATGCTGGTCACAAATTGTACACAAACTCAATAGCTCCACTCATACGTACTTCCTTCACACATACAAGTACCTCGAAGTACATGTATTGCAAGTACCGACAAGAACAACGTGATTACATCAAAAACCAAAGGCAAGCAATCTTCCATATTAGTGTACACACTACTTCAGTACCGCAAAACAACTAACTATGTATGGCAAGTTGATTAGAAATTATATCCTTCTTTTATATTCTCTCCGTTCATAGATAGCTGTCGTgtttttagtgcaaatttggaaTAAAACCACGAcgagtatttaggaacggagggagtattattgtACCAACTACTTCAGTACTGCAAACCCAATAAGTACTTCAGTACTGCAAAACCAAAACCATCTGATAACACCTAACACAAATACACTTGCACGCACAAACACAGATGTACCAAAATGATTGCTAAAATATGTACTTCAGTATCGAAACCAGTGTGTACCATCATACGTCCCAAACGTTTCTCCTACAATACTCATTAACGTACAATGACGGAAGTCAATATCTCCAATAGAAGCAACTGGAAGTACAACTTCACTACATGCCCGACCAATTTGAACTGTCCAACTATTGAACTGGGTAATCTTCGATTCAGCAAGGTACCTCCAGGCAACTATATAAAGGTACAACCTGAGAACATCAACAACCAAAGACAAACAATCTTCCATATTACCGTAGAATCTACTTCCGTACTGCAAACCCAACACGTACTTCAGTACTGCAAACTCAAAACCATGTCATATGAATCTTTGTCATCATTGGTCCCAAAACTTTCTCTTTGAACTCAGTAGCTCATTAACGTACTATGACGGAACTCAATAGCTCCACTCATACATACGACAACACAAGAACTTTCTTCAAACATGTACTACAGGTACCTGGAAGTACGACTTCATGTCAACTGCCTTGCTCAAAAGAATCATCTTCCTGCTCAAATGATGAATTCACCTCAGACACCAGATTTGATGGCGTGGTACACCACAGCTCACAAGGTTCTATATTTTCATACAACAGTTGCATCACTACTCGAACAGAAAAGTTATAATCAGCACATGACTAAGGAAAAGAAATAGGTCTTAACTAATTATTCTGACGACGTACGGATGATTGTTTTCACATAAAGTTCCCCCACTGACATCAAGGTCTACAATCCAACTTATCTACTACCCATGTCATCATAAAATACTGTCGAACATGTACCTTCAACATATCACAACCATTACAAAACAAGCTTCCCATTCCATACATTCTTGCATGCATTATGCACGCACAAGAATGTACAATGTTCATCATAATCTCTTAACCAGCTAGAAAGTACTTGCGCCTTCATCAACGACTGCATCACTTGCTTCTTCTCCATCAAACTTGCCGTACTTTCTCTTCGACACAGTACGCCTTTGGTACACCTTCATATCTCCAACTTGAACCGATGAATCTGCGTGTACCGGAGAAGTTAACATTCTGGGCAATAGAATAAATTTATTAATGCAATTAACATGTTATGTTCCAACCTGATGGATCATCATGTACCAGGTAAAGTTCACTTTCAGCCTTGCCTCTCTGCTTCTCTCCAACATTCTCACCAGAATCCGCTGCATTCTTGCCTTTTCCTGTAAATTCCAGCACATCAGTACATACCGATACACATATTAAGATAACTAACAGTACCGTAACGTACATTGCGGTGTCTCATCAAATATAGGAGCGTTAGGCCCTTGCACATGGTAAGCACCGTCCAAACCCCCTGCATTACGAAAAGTACAACCGTCTTGTTCTTGTCATCACACAACATTTAACAAAAATACTACACTACAAAAACCACATGCAAAATGACAGTACAATAGAGTACCTGGTAATAATGGCTCCACCGGTGGAGTCATGAAGAAACTCTTCACTAAATCATTCACATTGCCAGAATTTGTACTTTCAGATCCAGCTGTACCTGCTTGGGCAACATCACCTTTCTTCTCAGTGTCATCTGCTATTAAAAAAACCAGCCATCACCAATTATTCAGGAAATCATTTCCTGAGtgtatgaaaatatattacaGGTCTCATACGGCAAACTACCCTTACGCGACGATTCTGTtggatcagcagcagcaggtgatACCACATTGATTGCTGGTGCTGTGTTTGCTTCCTGAGGTTCAACTGCAAAGATAGTAATTTATCATGTGACGACCAAATTATCTTCTGACACACTCGTTTTCTATTCCTCATGTAAAAAATTATCACCTTCTGTACTCCCAACATGATCTTCTCCACGCTGACTATGTTCACCTAATTCGATATCTTGCAGTACGCTATTGATAATCACATCTTCATTCCCTCATATGAGTTGAAagcagagagaaaaaaggTATTACATAAACATGGGTACAACTTATGTGTGTTGGTCAGCATCATCTCAAGTATTGTACTTTCAAACTTACCTGCCTCACAGTTCTGCTCCTTGGTACAGTCCGCATTATCTAAAAAACAATCAGAAGCGCCTACTATGTCAGAAGTTCAATTTAAGATGACAAGAACTAAACACTGACCATATACCATTGACCTGCTTACTTGATTCAACAGGCACATCAGTGTTTGAGGCAGATTGAAGAACATCATGCTCCACATCTTCTTCTTGAGCCTTCTCTTCACTCACTGGTTGTGGATGAGGACCTCTGCATCGAAATTCTTTGCCTTTAGATCATGTAAAACTGATAGTACATTTAATCGCAGCTCAAAACAATTTACCTGAACGCAATTCGTTTTTTCAATCGCCTAAGACCAGGAACATGTGGGATTCTTGGAGGTCTAGCGCATGAGTCTTTGAGTAACCCAAGTTCTCGTGCAACTATAATCTTTATAGAAGTATGTGTATCTAAAAGGTTACCTTCATCACCAACTGTACCTGTTTGCAACAATAATGATTCATACCTCAATAATAAATATGAATCAATAACCGTTGGAAACGTTTTTTTTCATCCAACCCCccaaaaaattgaagtacgTACCTGTCATTCCAATATTTCTGGTCTGATCTGTTTCAACCCCTGATATATGTTCATGCCCTTCTGCTGCTTAAATTATATTTACAATAAGATAAATTTGATGTACCATAGGATACATTGAAGTATGAACTTCAACTGACCTTGCACATCGCTCATCCCAACATTAGTCCGTGCATCTGCCTCTTGCCCGGTACTCTTGCATCTAAAAATAAGAACCTCCATGAtttttcttgcttttgagAACACAAGTCTGTAAAATGTTATGCTATGTACGGTACCTTTTCGACGATTGGCTGCCTGAGTTCAGTTGACCTAACATCGCACACAAAAACATTTTTAGCCTTCTTTACACAAATATTTGCATAACAAGCACATACAGAACCAATTACCTTCAGCCCCTCTCTTGTCTCCAACTTGACTCATGTTGCTCTCCTCTCGAACGTTTTCATTGTTTCCGGATGCTCATGCTGATAAATCATGTACGGTCAGTACAGCTCAACAAGTTGGGTACATTACAGACTTCCATAAGAAATGTACTTCAGTACCTTCAGAACTATCCTTCCTAACATCTTTTTCCCTTTGccatacaccactattttgaggTAGCGGACTCAGCCTTCTGAACGGAGCGTTACCTATAAGAATAGaaattgtcgcaccagtggcacctggggtaccaccgctgcgtgacgcgtgggccacctcacTTGCTCCCCGGAGGGaccgcaccccgggcagctccgcacgagctgcccggcaagtcaccagcccggcagggcttgccgggctgcgggggttgccttgCAGGgcagcaagggaaatcccgcctgggcgcttcccggaaAGGttgcttgccggggagggtgttcccgggcgcaggcgcccgttacaggagcggggccgagcgggcaggacagcggcgccacgtggccgctcggcggaCTACCTGTGCGCAGGATTCGTCAGGACGAAGAGTGAAACACACGCGAGCATTTAATGtaccgacagaaaggggattccccgtccagtcagcctacagtgactggccgGGGTGTAATTTTTAGGCGCTTAGgcccctagttgcagggctactctTTGTGCATGTaagccagcacaccgagggggagcagggctagctccctgctcgccatttgtcacccatgcaccgtggcacctgtggtatccccttcggtataaaaggaggacccccgccaacggtcaaagggttcggttggTTCGGATCCATACTAGCTCAGGCCAAAAacagcaagtagcacttagctaaaaaaggagagcacccggggactccccccggcaacttgtaagcCCTTGTTCACTGGTTAATAGCAAACACagaagcaggacatagggttttacacctcagggtggcccgaacctgggtaaacggTCCCGTGTTCATTGTGCTCCAACGCTTGGCATCGGCCCCGCCGatgatcgccggagcgatccccgtcgcctcgcccactgccgaacctaaaagggggtgcccgcgcatccccggtgtcaaagccccgtgcgacgacagaaATTGAACAAACTTGTCAAACCACAGAATGAATCAACATGAAAGTACTATATGTACCAGCCAAATAACTTGATGTGGCATCATCATGAAATGAATGCTCTCCTCCAAGGTGACCTACAAAAAATTGGGTTCACATGGTTATCTTAAGGAATACAAGTGAAATAACTTCACGCCTCCGTAAACAACCCCGGTACGTACCTTCCATCCTGTGTATAGCAGATGTTGTATCCTCGTATTCTTCATCAGAAAAAACCTTGTTCTCCAAGTGGTGTGCCATTCGCTGTAGAAGTAGGTTCTTCCTTttctgtatttatttttttaggtcATCAATAAGATACCCATCTGCAGCATGATGATCTTCAACAACTTTCATCAAAGCCTGGAAACGCTTCTGTTTCGTCGATTGCCTGTCACTCTtgtacttcttcttctcactTGTTGATCCCGTTGCTATGCCTTTCCCTTTGTTTTCAGCCTTCACTTGATCGTTCCTCTGTTTCGCATATTACAAATATGAGACAAGTCACCTATATTTTCATGAATTCAAACATGGAAACAAGCACACTTGTCAGGGAATGTACCTTGCAGTAACCATACCACCTCCCCAAATTCACACTGTGAGTATTCCTGTCCATACTGATAAGCAAATCTAACTTTGCCTTATCATACACCTTGATTCTGGGGTACACATTTGCTGGTGCTTTGCTGGATCCAAAATTGAGCgtatccaaataaaatatatgcaCAGCATAATGTAATACATTATCTTAATCATGTCCATACAATGCATCATCAACTTGTATGTACAACTGAATATTACCTGAGATACAATGCTGCAACCCCCAACTGTGCATGTCGAATAATGACTCCTCTTCAATTTGGGAACTTTCCGAGCAGCAATTCCAATAATATCAAGTACACATCTTCCAAAATTGACTTGTTTCAGCTTCTCAACACTGATGAGGTAAGGGAGTAAATATGTTGGCATCTTTGGCTCCCGATCTCTGCAGTCAAGCATGAATGCGAAAGCCAAAATTACAACTCCTATTTGGAAAGCTTCTTGCTCGCGCTTTGTGCTGTGTTCATCAACAACACTTTCAACCACCCTCCAAACATTGCTTATTGTTAACTCCTTCACTCCTAGAGCCCTGCAAACTTCTTCAACTACCTCATCAGGAATATCGTCATCCGTCACAGAAATGTGTACACCCTCCGATTTCACCCCTATGATCTCATGTACATGTGATGGGTACATGGGTACTCGGGTACCATCAAGGTACTCAAACTCCATAGGGTCACCATCTGCATCAGTCTGGCACaggcagaaaaaagaaaactgacGATTCCATTGTTGTTTGGGCATCTCTGCCAACCCATCAAAAGAGATATCTTTCATCAATAACATCTTGAAATTATTAAATTTTGAGAAAATGTCTTGCAAAACGTGTGGCTTCTGGCAGGCAAAGAGTTTTGGATTCCAAATCTCATCATCAGGTACAGCAATACTGCGGCCTCTGCTTCCACGGCCTCTGCTCACAGAAAcatcacttcttcctcttcttggtGTTGAAGATGATTCCATGTCTAGCAAAATATACAAACTTAAGTCGGaaccaaattgaaaaacaatGTGTACTACTAGATCAATGAAATTGTACTCATATTCGTTCGCCGTTACGGATCGTTCAACAAATTCAAGTTTACTGCTAAAAAGAGGATAATGTACTCAAGCTTTTAATCTAATAACTTGTACTGCCATAGTAATACAATATTTACGACTCATTCATTCACAAATAAGGTAGGTACATGTGGTACTTTCCTTCACATGCGTACCTGCATGCGCACTCCTAAAAATTGATCCTCTGCCTCTCGGCCGTCCTCTCGACGCCGATGTTGCCATATCTTAGGCAAAAAAGGTACAACACATGCACAATATATCAGAGCAAATGCAAACTATACTTACATGTACATGACAGACTACATCTGAAGATGCAAAATAGGAAGTAAATTCATTCAAGCAAGAAAGGTACATAGGTAATAAAATAAGATACATGAACGTACATTCACTTACATTACGTGCACAAGTTAATGACTTAATTCAGTCAGTGCTAATGTGTACCCTAAGTACCGTACAAATCATGCACAAAATAGTTCTGAAATGTAAGAAAAAAGACACTCATCAAGCCAAGGAAACAACAATAAGTCCTACATTTTCCAGGATTTAAATAACGGAACAGATATATGAACAAGACAATCATATGGCCATgtaaatgaagaaaaagaaaaacaaactaaCAGTCGTGGAGTACGAAAGCTGTGTACAGATGTGTACTGACAGCAAGTTAGAAACGAGAATCTGAGGTACTTCGGGCTACTACATCAACTTGCGCACAACATTGGTACCAGGATTTCGAAATGAGGGAAGTAACAAATCTAGAAAGAAAATGGTGGAAATGCAAATGGGGGAAGTTTCTACAGTACCTTCTTCTAGGTTGGCTCTGCTCGGAGAAGATGAACTGCAGTCGCCTCGCGCATGGACTGGTTACCCACCGTCGCAGGCGAGGATCCCTCCGATTAGACGGCTACCGAAGCTCGAGTCCGGCCGCTCGACTCCCCCTACTCGTCTGCCTCCGTCTCCGCCCAGTCCACGGAGTCAAAATCCCTAAGGTCGTTATGATGTACTGCTGGTACAAAGAGCAGAGGGATGGGGAATTTATGCATGTATCTATGGCGGTCCCCACCGATTTATTACATTCATTGCtcagaaaaaattaaaagtacGGGCAACCTGAACTGAACGGGCGAACTAAGTAATGTAATTAATTCTTCAAATACATCAATTGAacataaatttgaaattaCTTCAACTTAATCATAAAGGAGGCATCAAATATTACAAAATTAAAGACTGTACATTGCCCTGTTCTTCAACAGAATTAACCtaaataaaacaacaacatcCACCAAAATAATTCATTCAGGCAACAACTATTCAAAGATAGCAGGTTGCTGGACTAAATGTTCGAACTTCAGGAAGAACTTTGTACATGTAGGTACATAGGCGTACATGAATATACTCCCAGGTACAGGCGAATATATAACAACAAAGTACCACCATATTCCAAAATCAATCTACTccaccttcctcctcttcactAAGATCATGGAGTACAACGATCAGTTGTACACATCCAAAACATCTACGTACTTGTACCTACCTAATAATCGAACCCTTACTTTAGAGGTACATACATAATTAAGCAACAAAATAGAGATTCCATTTGAAGGCAAACTACTCCaacttcctcctcttcttctctacTCCATCTTCAAGCTGAGTACCATCTTTCTGTCCGAGTTTGATAGTAGCTGGACGTTCGTTGCTAGAACCTTCATCCGATATGTGCCCACGCTGCTATTCATTCAAATCTTCACCAAGATTGGCATCCGCCTGATGTGCAAAGTTATCTCCTACaacagcttcttcttcctgcacaATTACAAAACGAGGTGCAACCACAGGAAGAACATGGTTTCCTTCGAACTCCTGCGCCTGCGACCATAACTGAATTTTAGCAATGTACAAATAGGTACAAATAAGTACAACTATAATGAACATCCTTACAGCATTTGATTCCTCGTCCACGCCCGATTGGAACCCTACATCCTCATCTAGTAATTCATGGACCTCTTCAAAATCAGCAGCATAGCCATCCTCATCTTCCCAATTTAAATCCCCAGAAATAACCTTTCAAACAGATTTGGATGTACCATATTACAGATGAAGGTACAAAAGCAAGATAGGGCTAAAATATCTCTGACGGACGCAAATGATGTTACCTGGGAATGGTCTGGAGAACGTCCGTTAActgaagacgaagaagaagcactGAGGACCAAGGATTCGGCTGACGAAATCACAGGAGGCATCTCCTCTTGTTTCATAATGATCTGAGTTGCAGCACTATACTTGGGTTTCAAGCAACGAACGCAAGCCTTTATTTATAGCCCACTCATTTTCCCTCCCATCCATTCAAATTGGAGTTCTCTGGTTTCCATTTAGTTTTGAAGTTCCCACCGAAACACCTAATTTGAAATATCCAGGACCCACCAGTATTGTCCTGACTGTTCAAATGTTTTTCAAATACATGTACACAATGTTGATTCCCGttccaaaaaaatttaagTCGATTACTTCAAGTACAGTACAACAAATTGTGTGGCATTATTTCAAATATAATTCTGAGGATTGTTTTAAGAGTACATCTTCTTTATGGTACCGACACTACTTCTGAAATTTCAAGTAGTACATTCAAAAAGTACTTAAGAACTTTTCAGGTACCAATGGTGCCTTCTGTGGTGTAAAGATAATGTACTACTACTTAACTTCACAATAGAATCCTTCCTACACTTCAATATTGATGTACTTCTAGACGAAATATTATGAATTTTTGAAAGTACTTCCATGTACGTGGCACATAAGTACAGGACACAACTTCGAATGTTGAGGTACTTGCAGACGAAATATTATGAACTTTTCACAGTACTTCCATGTACGTAGCACATGGGTACATGAAAGAACTTTCAATGTTGAGGTACTTGCAGACGAAATATATTGAACTTTTCACAGTACTTCCAGGTACATGCCACACGGGTACATAAATGAACTTTCATTATCTCATAACATGGAACATACAGGATAAGTAAGAGAAAACACACTTCACATAGTGCACTAGTACTGATCTGATGACAGAGGTGCCTTCTGTGTTGTAAATATAATGTACTATTACTTAACTTCAAAATAGATTCGTTCGAACACTTAACTATTGATGTACTTGCAGACAAAATATTATGAAATTTTAACAGTACTTCCAGGTACATGGCACAGTCGTACATAAAAGAACTTTCATGATCTCATATAATGGAACATGCTGAAAATGTAAGAGAAAACACACTTCAGATAACGCACTTGTACTGTTATTATGAGAGAGATGCCTTCTGTGCTGTAAAGATAATGTACTATTACTTAACTTCACAATAGAATCGTTCGACCATTTAAATACTGAGGTACTTGCAGAGGAAATATTATGAACTTCTCACGGTATTTCCATATACATGCTACAAAAGTACATAAAGAACTTTAATGATATTATATCATGGAACACAGAGAACACACTTCAACTACTGCAGTTGCACTGTTCTCATAACACAGTGCAGTACTGTTCTCAAAACATACATATCAAGTCCTCAAATTAACTGCAAAATTACACAGTACGCAACTTCAACAAATA contains:
- the LOC100828161 gene encoding uncharacterized protein LOC100828161 isoform X6; protein product: MSQVGDKRGAEGQLNSGSQSSKRCKSTGQEADARTNVGMSDVQAEGHEHISGVETDQTRNIGMTGTVGDEGNLLDTHTSIKIIVARELGLLKDSCARPPRIPHVPGLRRLKKRIAFRGPHPQPVSEEKAQEEDVEHDVLQSASNTDVPVESNNADCTKEQNCEADVIINSVLQDIELGEHSQRGEDHVGSTEVEPQEANTAPAINVVSPAAADPTESSHDTEKKGDVAQAGTAGSESTNSGNVNDLVKSFFMTPPVEPLLPGGLDGAYHVQGPNAPIFDETPQ
- the LOC100828161 gene encoding uncharacterized protein LOC100828161 isoform X8; translated protein: MSQVGDKRGAEGQLNSGSQSSKRCKSTGQEADARTNVGMSDVQAEGHEHISGVETDQTRNIGMTGTVGDEGNLLDTHTSIKIIVARELGLLKDSCARPPRIPHVPGLRRLKKRIAFRGPHPQPVSEEKAQEEDVEHDVLQSASNTDVPVESNNADCTKEQNCEADVIINSVLQDIELGEHSQRGEDHVGSTEVEPQEANTAPAINVVSPAAADPTESSRKGSLP
- the LOC100828161 gene encoding uncharacterized protein LOC100828161 isoform X3, with amino-acid sequence MSQVGDKRGAEGQLNSGSQSSKRCKSTGQEADARTNVGMSDVQAEGHEHISGVETDQTRNIGMTGTVGDEGNLLDTHTSIKIIVARELGLLKDSCARPPRIPHVPGLRRLKKRIAFRGPHPQPVSEEKAQEEDVEHDVLQSASNTDVPVESNNADCTKEQNCEADVIINSVLQDIELGEHSQRGEDHVGSTEVEPQEANTAPAINVVSPAAADPTESSRKDDTEKKGDVAQAGTAGSESTNSGNVNDLVKSFFMTPPVEPLLPGGLDGAYHVQGPNAPIFDETPQ
- the LOC112269433 gene encoding uncharacterized protein LOC112269433; this encodes MKQEEMPPVISSAESLVLSASSSSSVNGRSPDHSQVISGDLNWEDEDGYAADFEEVHELLDEDVGFQSGVDEESNAAQEFEGNHVLPVVAPRFVIVQEEEAVVGDNFAHQADANLGEDLNE
- the LOC100828161 gene encoding uncharacterized protein LOC100828161 isoform X4, with protein sequence MSQVGDKRGAEGQLNSGSQSSKRCKSTGQEADARTNVGMSDVQEGHEHISGVETDQTRNIGMTGTVGDEGNLLDTHTSIKIIVARELGLLKDSCARPPRIPHVPGLRRLKKRIAFRGPHPQPVSEEKAQEEDVEHDVLQSASNTDVPVESNNADCTKEQNCEADVIINSVLQDIELGEHSQRGEDHVGSTEVEPQEANTAPAINVVSPAAADPTESSRKADDTEKKGDVAQAGTAGSESTNSGNVNDLVKSFFMTPPVEPLLPGGLDGAYHVQGPNAPIFDETPQ
- the LOC100828161 gene encoding uncharacterized protein LOC100828161 isoform X5; the protein is MSQVGDKRGAEGQLNSGSQSSKRCKSTGQEADARTNVGMSDVQAEGHEHISGVETDQTRNIGMTGTVGDEGNLLDTHTSIKIIVARELGLLKDSCARPPRIPHVPGLRRLKKRIAFRGPHPQPVSEEKAQEEDVEHDVLQSASNTDVPVESNNADCTKEQNCEADVIINSVLQDIELGEHSQRGEDHVGSTEVEPQEANTAPAINVVSPAAADPTESSPDDTEKKGDVAQAGTAGSESTNSGNVNDLVKSFFMTPPVEPLLPGGLDGAYHVQGPNAPIFDETPQ
- the LOC100828161 gene encoding uncharacterized protein LOC100828161 isoform X2, which gives rise to MSQVGDKRGAEGQLNSGSQSSKRCKSTGQEADARTNVGMSDVQAEGHEHISGVETDQTRNIGMTGTVGDEGNLLDTHTSIKIIVARELGLLKDSCARPPRIPHVPGLRRLKKRIAFRGPHPQPVSEEKAQEEDVEHDVLQSASNTDVPVESNNADCTKEQNCEADVIINSVLQDIELGEHSQRGEDHVGSTEVEPQEANTAPAINVVSPAAADPTESSRKADDTEKKGDVAQAGTAGSESTNSGNVNDLVKSFFMTPPVEPLLPGGLDGAYHVQGPNAPIFDETPQ
- the LOC100828161 gene encoding uncharacterized protein LOC100828161 isoform X1 produces the protein MATSASRGRPRGRGSIFRSAHADMESSSTPRRGRSDVSVSRGRGSRGRSIAVPDDEIWNPKLFACQKPHVLQDIFSKFNNFKMLLMKDISFDGLAEMPKQQWNRQFSFFCLCQTDADGDPMEFEYLDGTRVPMYPSHVHEIIGVKSEGVHISVTDDDIPDEVVEEVCRALGVKELTISNVWRVVESVVDEHSTKREQEAFQIGVVILAFAFMLDCRDREPKMPTYLLPYLISVEKLKQVNFGRCVLDIIGIAARKVPKLKRSHYSTCTVGGCSIVSQQSTSKCVPQNQGV
- the LOC100828161 gene encoding uncharacterized protein LOC100828161 isoform X7; the protein is MSQVGDKRGAEGQLNSGSQSSKRCKSTGQEADARTNVGMSDVQAEGHEHISGVETDQTRNIGMTGTVGDEGNLLDTHTSIKIIVARELGLLKDSCARPPRIPHVPGLRRLKKRIAFRGPHPQPVSEEKAQEEDVEHDVLQSASNTDVPVESNNADCTKEQNCEADVIINSVLQDIELGEHSQRGEDHVGSTEVEPQEANTAPAINVVSPAAADPTESSRKGSLPR